A single window of Coffea eugenioides isolate CCC68of chromosome 7, Ceug_1.0, whole genome shotgun sequence DNA harbors:
- the LOC113777178 gene encoding putative late blight resistance protein homolog R1B-16 yields MEASKELSRSPLTFVPEKNKYIVAEFVDSLLGALRQILDFHITFMVPVPDHILNLHEGVKSISILLHVKQENFNALPDKMKDHIGVVIIDLGIVICSISVNEIKHGLAKGTDLAISRLVKELQFVMQEVAQTHPPSSSSLRFPRTNELGSIDFFLENLQEIATSEAGSIASPKDQIQIIQEDLLFLRSFLQKIAKQRNQNVKFQALWDGAMEVAYKAEFVIDSVALGDRLECLDTVAGDIKHTKTEALKVSDSIRNDDEAQRVANNSIHFKSQLSTLALNEVLVGLDEEVKTIADGLTRGSNQLDIVSIVGMAGLGKTTLANTIYHHPSILGHFHFRAWCTISQVYSKQNLLVQILSSSGSGSHDQYIKMHEDDLVVTLFQLLKRNRYVIILDDVWDIGAWNLLERSLPNDANGSRILFTSRIENLSLQFKSNSKSHHLCHLSGKECLELLLRKIFGKEDCPPTLIKVLMQVANKCKGLPHTVVIFAGILSRIEPDCWQEFADSLNSNTSNSTEPLELSYIHLPEYLKPCLLYIGAFREDQDIPVRKLSWLWISEGFVQKIEGKSLDDVAEDYLKDLIGRSLVMVTEQRTLAGAKICRLHDLVHEFVVAKAKKESFLQISYGSNDLLQISNWGDDLSTSTGPSPHRLCMHSMSGKELEMSRPFFPRLRCLLSFGYACTDSEELHDGPFWFLKSKLLRVLDFRDMRISCNFPSELLLLVHLRYLAISLWYSASIPSAIDNLSRLHTFLVGGNAVAGLPNTIWNIKTLRHLRRTELPDLGGSTLRYQKNRKILKKLPTIRRLKCVHADGGKRTGILKLDSLNQLESLQLHRFYGCKFEFPMNLKKLTLSRNKWSWSEISTIGKLPNLEVLKLLKKSFMGEKWEMQEGEFSNLRFLELSTLNLCSWTAYNSDKFSRLEKLVLHSCLLLEDVPLCLGESTTIEMIEVENCCNSLVSSVEQIQQEQLEMGNQDLKVVITRAI; encoded by the exons ATGGAAGCTTCAAAAGAATTATCAAGGTCACCACTCACTTTTGTTCCAGAGAAGAACAAGTATATAGTGGCGGAATTTGTTGACTCTCTCCTTGGTGCTCTTAGGCAGATACTAGATTTTCACATCACTTTTATGGTCCCTGTGCCGGACCATATTCTGAATCTCCATGAGGGAGTAAAGTCAATCAGTATCCTTCTTCATGTGAAGCAAGAGAATTTCAATGCTCTACCTGACAAAATGAAGGATCATATTGGAGTTGTGATCATTGATTTAGGAATTGTAATTTGCTCCATTTCAGTGAATGAAATAAAACATGGCTTGGCAAAGGGAACAGATCTTGCAATTTCTCGTTTGGTGAAAGAGCTCCAATTTGTGATGCAAGAAGTTGCACAAACGCATCctccatcatcatcatcactcaGATTCCCTAGGACTAACGAGCTGGGCTCTATTGATTTCTTCTTAGAGAATCTCCAGGAAATAGCAACTTCTGAGGCCGGTTCGATTGCTTCCCCAAAGGATCAAATCCAAATAATCCAAGAagatcttttatttttaagatcttTCCTACAGAAAATTGCAAAGCAGCGCAACCAGAACGTGAAATTTCAAGCTCTTTGGGATGGTGCTATGGAGGTGGCCTACAAGGCAGAGTTTGTCATCGACTCTGTTGCGCTTGGGGATAGACTTGAATGTTTGGATACTGTTGCTGGAGATATCAAGCATACGAAGACTGAGGCCCTTAAAGTCTCTGACAGCATCAGGAATGATGATGAAGCTCAGAGAGTTGCCAACAACTCTATTCACTTCAAATCACAACTCAGTACCCTAGCACTGAATGAAGTTCTGGTGGGTCTTGATGAAGAGGTAAAGACAATTGCAGATGGGCTTACCAGGGGTTCAAACCAACTAGATATTGTTTCAATTGTGGGTATGGCTGGACTTGGTAAGACAACATTAGCCAACACAATTTACCATCACCCTTCAATTTTAGGCCACTTCCATTTCCGTGCTTGGTGTACTATTTCCCAAGTATACAGCAAGCAGAATTTGTTAGTTCAAATTTTGTCCAGTAGTGGTAGTGGAAGTCATGATCAATATATTAAGATGCatgaagatgatttggttgTGACGCTCTTCCAGCTTTTGAAGAGAAATAGGTATGTTATCATTTTGGATGACGTGTGGGACATTGGGGCATGGAATTTGTTGGAAAGATCGTTGCCAAACGATGCAAATGGAAGCAGGATTCTGTTCACCAGCAGGATTGAGAATTTGTCTTTGCAATTTAAATCTAATAGCAAGTCTCACCATCTCTGCCATCTTAGTGGTAAAGAGTGTCTTGAATTGCTTCTGAGGAAGATATTTGGCAAAGAAGATTGTCCTCCAACACTAATCAAAGTTTTAATGCAAGTAGCAAATAAGTGCAAGGGGCTACCTCACACAGTTGTCATTTTTGCTGGAATTCTTTCAAGAATTGAGCCAGACTGCTGGCAAGAATTTGCAGACAGCCTCAATTCCAACACTTCTAATAGCACTGAACCATTGGAGCTGAGTTACATTCATTTACCTGAATATTTGAAGCCATGCCTTCTTTACATAGGTGCATTTCGAGAAGACCAAGACATTCCTGTCCGAAAGTTGTCATGGCTTTGGATCTCTGAAGGATTTGTCCAAAAGATAGAAGGGAAGAGTCTAGATGATGTGGCAGAAGACTACTTGAAAGATTTGATTGGTAGAAGTTTGGTAATGGTAACCGAACAAAGAACTCTTGCTGGTGCCAAAATTTGCCGACTTCATGATTTAGTACATGAGTTTGTTGTGGCAAAGGCCAAAAAAGAAAGTTTTCTACAGATTTCATATGGGAGTAATGACCTTCTACAGATTTCAAATTGGGGTGATGACCTTTCTACTTCTACTGGACCCAGCCCCCACCGACTGTGTATGCATTCGATGAGCGGAAAGGAGCTTGAGATGTCCAGGCCATTTTTTCCTAGACTACGTTGTTTGCTCTCCTTTGGTTATGCTTGTACGGATTCAGAAGAGCTGCATGATGGCCCCTTTTGGTTTCTAAAATCAAAACTTCTTAGAGTTTTAGATTTTAGGGACATGCGTATTTCTTGCAATTTTCCAAGCGAATTATTATTGCTTGTGCACCTAAGATACTTGGCAATTAGCTTGTGGTATTCAGCATCCATTCCATCTGCCATAGACAACCTCTCAAGGTTACATACATTTCTGGTAGGGGGCAATGCTGTTGCTGGGTTGCCTAATACTATCTGGAACATTAAGACACTGAGACATCTAAGGAGAACAGAGCTTCCGGATCTGGGTGGTTCGACACTGAGATATCAAAAGAATAGA AAGATACTGAAAAAGCTACCAACCATTCGCAGGCTAAAATGCGTGCATGCAGATGGTGGAAAACGGACTGGGATTCTCAAGCTGGACAGTTTGAATCAACTAGAATCACTTCAGTTGCATCGCTTTTACGGCTGCAAGTTTGAATTCccaatgaatttgaaaaagctCACTCTCTCACGCAATAAATGGTCGTGGAGTgaaatttcaacaattggaaagTTGCCCAATCTTGAAGTGCTTAAATTATTAAAGAAGTCCTTCATGGGGGAAAAATGGGAAATGCAAGAAGGGGAATTCTCTAATCTCCGATTCTTGGAATTGTCAACATTGAATCTTTGCAGTTGGACTGCCTATAATTCTGATAAATTTTCTCGTCTTGAGAAATTGGTTTTGCATAGCTGTCTGCTGCTGGAAGATGTCCCTCTTTGTTTAGGGGAAAGTACTACCATTGAAATGATTGAGGTGGAAAATTGTTGCAACTCTCTTGTGAGTTCTGTAGAACAAATTCAGCAAGAACAGCTGGAGATGGGAAACCAGGATCTGAAGGTCGTTATCACACGCGCCATTTGA
- the LOC113778569 gene encoding auxin-responsive protein SAUR50-like, whose protein sequence is MALKKGTKHAATQTAALKQILKKCSSFGRKNTGHDHDNSLPHDVPKGHFAVYVGQNRTRYIIPISCLEHPEFQSLLQRAEEEFGFNHEMGLTIPCDEEVFCSLFSMMR, encoded by the coding sequence ATGGCTCTTAAGAAAGGAACAAAACATGCCGCTACTCAAACGGCGGCCCTCAAACAAATCCTCAAAAAGTGTTCAAGTTTTGGAAGGAAGAATACTGGTCATGATCACGACAATAGCCTTCCACATGATGTCCCAAAAGGCCATTTTGCAGTATATGTTGGCCAAAATAGGACCAGATACATCATCCCCATTTCTTGCTTGGAACACCCGGAATTCCAGAGCTTGTTACAACGAGCTGAAGAAGAGTTTGGCTTCAACCATGAGATGGGCCTCACCATTCCTTGTGATGAAGAAGTTTTTTGCTCTCTATTTTCCATGATGAGATAA
- the LOC113778075 gene encoding small nuclear ribonucleoprotein SmD3b-like: MSRSLGIPVKLLHEATGHIVSVELKSGELYRGSMVECEDNWNCQLENITFTAKDGKVSQLEHVFIRGSKVRFMVIPDMLKNAPMFKRLEARIKGKGSALGVGRGRAVAMRARAQAAGRGAPPGRGVVPPVRR; encoded by the exons ATGAGTCGTAGCTTAGGAATACCAGTGAAGCTTCTACACGAAGCCACAGGACACATCGTGAGCGTAGAGCTGAAGAGCGGAGAGCTCTACAGAGGCAGCATGGTTGAATGCGAAGACAATTGGAATTGCCAGCTCGAGAACATCACTTTCACAGCTAAG GATGGCAAGGTATCACAACTGGAGCATGTTTTCATTCGAGGAAGCAAAGTCAG GTTTATGGTGATTCCAGATATGCTTAAGAATGCTCCAATGTTCAAACGTCTAGAAGCTAGAATCAAG GGCAAGGGTTCAGCACTTGGCGTTGGACGGGGACGTGCTGTGGCCATGAGAGCCAGG GCTCAGGCTGCTGGTCGTGGAGCTCCACCTGGCAGGGGTGTTGTGCCACCTGTAAGGAGGTGA